The Gracilibacillus caseinilyticus genome segment CGGCGTCTATCAATTTGGAATTCGCCTCAGGGGCGGTGGGCCACTTAACCGGGAGCTATGATATGGCGGTGCGTCATCCAATCGAATATTGTGAAGTGGCGGGAAACAAAGGACGCTTTGTGATCGATAATGTGTATGAGCATTTCACTTTTTACCCGCATGACAGTGATGAGCTGCTGACAATGCGCAATTCGATTATGACAGGAGTCGGAAGTTTTCAGGAAACCTTTAAAAATCGGTTAGACCATTTTATCCAGCAGATTGAAGACGGGGTTCCGCCTGCGGACATGGAAGCATCAGGTGCTCATGCATTGGCAGGTCAGGAGGTCATTGAAGCGGCTATCCGGTCGCAACTGGAAAATGGTGCGGTGATTGATATTCCAACTGTTGAGTAAATGTGGAAAGGGTGGAGCAGATTGAAGTTAAAAGTGAGTCAGTTTATCAAAGAAAACGACTTCCCTTTTTGTATCAATCATAAAGTCCATACAGATCGCAACGCCCCGCCATTACACGCACATGATTTTATTGAACTGGTGTATGTCATGGAAGGAAAGGGAGACCATGTCTGTGATGGGGAGAGCTATCCATTAACCGCTGGGGATGTCTTCATTATTAATCCGGGAGAACAACATACCTATATCATCAACCAAAAGGATAAATTAGAAATTGTGAACTGTCTGTTTATGCCTTATTTATTTGATGCTGTATGGCTGAAGGGGCTGGGGATAACGGAATCGATGGATTATTTCTATGTCCACCCATTTCTCGAAAAGGAAGAACGATTCCATCATTGCATCAATTTAAGAGGCAATGAAGCAGACCAGATTTATTGTATGTTCGAAAAAATGTGCTACGAATACGAAGGCGGTCAGCACGGCTATGAATCGATTATTCGGCTGCAGCTGGTCCAGTTACTTATCGAGTTATCGAGAATTTATCTGCGTGTAAATGACGGGCAGTCCAAGATCGATATCAAACAGCAGGAGCGGAAAACATTTATCCACCGCATTAGTGGTTATCTCGAAAGACATGCCGATCAGAAGTTGACGTTAACCACATTATCGGAATTATTCGGCATCAGCTCACGGCATTTGAATCGAATTTTCAAAGAAGAGACAGGAAGAACCGTTGTCGAATATATTCACGAAATCAGGATGAATCGGGCCAAGAAATTACTGGTCGAAACGTCGGAAAAAATTATCGTGATTGCGATGGAGGTAGGATATGATGATCCAGCCTTTTTCACCCGATTATTTACGAGAAAAGTAGGGTGCTCCCCGGGGAGATACAGGGAACAGCTTGCGTTAACTAGGACTAATCTGAAGGAGGAGAAGATATGAAACAACCAAATGTGATTCTTTTTGGGATTGATAGTTTACGAAGAGACTTTATGAGCAGTTACGGCTACCATAAGCAGACGACTCCTCACATGGATAAAGTAGCAAAAGAAGGCGTGCTTTTCGAAAATCATTTCAGCCCGAGCATCCCGACCACACCTGGTTATGCATCGATG includes the following:
- a CDS encoding AraC family transcriptional regulator, which codes for MKLKVSQFIKENDFPFCINHKVHTDRNAPPLHAHDFIELVYVMEGKGDHVCDGESYPLTAGDVFIINPGEQHTYIINQKDKLEIVNCLFMPYLFDAVWLKGLGITESMDYFYVHPFLEKEERFHHCINLRGNEADQIYCMFEKMCYEYEGGQHGYESIIRLQLVQLLIELSRIYLRVNDGQSKIDIKQQERKTFIHRISGYLERHADQKLTLTTLSELFGISSRHLNRIFKEETGRTVVEYIHEIRMNRAKKLLVETSEKIIVIAMEVGYDDPAFFTRLFTRKVGCSPGRYREQLALTRTNLKEEKI